TGGTGAGCGCGCGGCGCTCCACGATCGCCTCGGTCACCTTGGACCGGAAGACGTAGTTCTCCACGATGGTGACGCAGCCCGCGTTCTCCATCGCGCCCATGTTGTACTCCGGCGTGAAGATCTGGTCGTACTTCGTGAACGGGTAGGCGCAGTCGAACTCCTCCTCGAAGAACGCGAACCCCTTCTTCGTCACCTCGAGGATGTTGTCGGCGTCCAGGTGCGGGGTGAGGCTGCGGCGGCAGTAGACCGCCAGCGGCACCTCGCCGGCGCGCGTGTCCACCGAGTCGCGGACGACGTCGTACGGTCCGGCGACCAGCGCCGTGATGTAGGACGAGATGCGGGCGGTCGGGGCGAACGACCAGGTCGCGACGGCGCCGCCGTCGGTGCCGCCCGCCTCGTCCGCGGGCGTGGGCTCCGGGGTCGGCTCGTTGGAGATGACCTGCCAGTGCGCCGGCGCGGTGACGGTGAAGGCGAAGGTCGCCTTGAGGTCGGGCTGCTCGAAGACGGGGAACATCCGCCGGCTGTCCGGGACCTCGAACTGCGTGTAGAGGTAGACCTCGCCGTCGGCGGGGTCGACGAAGCGGTGCAGCCCCTCGCCGGTGTTCATGTAGGCCCCGGTCGCCTCGACGACCAGCTCGTTGGTCTCGGCGAGGTCCGGCAGGGTGATGCGGGAGTCGACGACGGAGCCGGCCGGGTCGAGCTCGGCACCGTTGAGCACGATCCGCTCCACCGCGGGACCCACGAAGTCGATCCAGGTGGACTCGCCCGGGCGGGCGCAGGTGAACCGCACCGTGCTGCGCGTCGAGAAGGTCTCCGCCCCGCGGGTGAGGTCCAGGACCACGTCGTAGGACTCGGTCCGGACGAGCGCCGAGCGGGCGGCGGCCTCGTCGCGGGTCAGGTTGCTGCCGGGCATGCAGGTGTCTCCTCGTCGAGCGTCGGGTGCGGCTGAAGGTCAGGGTATGCCGTGACACGATGGTCGCATGACCTCTCACGAGTCCCCTGCCCCGTCCGGCGGCACCACCCATGCCGAGATGTTCTTCGACCCGGCCTGCCCCTGGGCCTGGATGACCTCCCGCTGGCTGCTCGAGGCGGCCCAGGTGCGCGACCTCGAGATCACCTTCTCGGTCATGAGCCTGTCGGTGCTCAACGAGGGGCGCGACCTCGACGAGGGCTACCGCGCCATGCTCGACCGCGCCTGGGGCCCGGTCCGCACCATCGTCGCGGCCACGAGCGACCTGCCCGACGACGAGGCCAACGACCTGCGCCGGAAGATGTACGACGCCTACGGGCAGCGCATCCACCTCGAGGGCCGGGGCAGCGAGGAGCTCGAGGCCATCACCGCCGAGGTGCTGGAGGAGCTGGGTCTGGACCCGGCCCTGGCGGAGGCGGGCTCGAGCGAGGACCACGACGAGGCCCTGCGGGCCAGCCACCGGCGGGCGATCGACCTGGTGGGCGATGACGTGGGCACGCCCGTCGTGCGGGTCGAGGACGTCGCCTTCTTCGGCCCCGTCGTCACCCCGGCGCCCAAGGGCGAGGCCGCAGGACGCCTGTGGGACGGCTGCCTGCTCGTGGCGGGGACGCCCGGGTTCTACGAGATGAAGCGGACCCGCGACGTGGGCCCGGACTTCAGCTGAGAGGAGTCGACATGAGGGTGCACATCGGTGGTGACCACGCCGCCTACGAGCTGCAGCGCGACCTCGTGGCCTGGCTGGCCGAGCAGGGTCACGACGTGGTCGACCACGGGCCCCTCGACCACGACCCCCTGGACGACTACCCGGTCTTCGTGCTGCGCGCGGCCCGGGCGGTCGCTCAGGAGGAGGGCTCCCTCGGCATCGTGCTCGGCGGGTCCGGCAACGGCGAGCAGATGGCGGCCAACAAGGTCGCCGGCATCCGGGCCGGGCTGGCCTACAACCCCGACCTGGCGCGGCTCATGCGCGAGCACAACGACGCGCAGGTCCTGTCGATCGGCGCGCGCATGCACAGCATCGAGGAGGCGCGGGCCATGGTCGAGGTCTTCCTCACCACCGACTTCTCCGGCGACCCGCGCCACCAGCGGCGCATCGACATGATGGGCGCCTACGAGGCGGACGGCACCCTGCCCCCGCTGCCCTGACACCGGCACGACGAGGCCCCCGACCGGATGGACCGGTCGGGGGCCTCGTCGTGCCGGTGCGGCTCAGGCCTTGTCGTCCTCGTCGTCCACGCCCCCGAACTGGTCGGCCCGGTCGTTGGCGAAGTTCTGGGCCTTGTCGACCTGCTCGGAGTGCTGGCCACCCGTCTTGTCGTCGACGAGGTCACCGCCCTTCTCGACCCCCTGGTCGACCTTCTCGTCGTGCTGTCCCGCCAGGTCCTTGGCCTTGTCCATGAAACCCATGACGTCGCTCCTTCCATCCGTTCGGGCACCCCGGTCGGGGCACCTGTCCTGCCCCCCAGGCAAACACACCACAGCCAGGCTGTCGACACGGGATCCCCTCCGGGGGAGGGGGGCACGGGGCCGGGCGTCCTACTGGTAGCTGATGAAGTCGGGGGTCGGCTCGACCTGCATCGTCTCGGCCGGTGACAGCGGCCCGGGCAGGTCCTCGTCGTAGAAGTTCTTCCAGCCCCAGTGGGTCACCGAGGGCGCGTAGTCGTGCAACGACCGCCAGGTGCCCTGCTTGTCCGCCTGGGCGCCCTGCCCGTCCGCGTGGATCAGCACGGCGACCTCGGGACGCGACTGGTCCACCTCGTCCACCCCCGGGATCATCCGGGTCTGGAACTGGTGCAGGACGAGCATCTTCTGCGGCAGGTCGTGGTCGCGGGTGAGCTCGGCCAGCCAGTCCACGACGGCGTCCACCTCCGCCACGTCCACCTGCCCGATCTGCTGCAGGTGCACCTCGCTGGGGCCGAGTCGCCACTCCGGGTCGAGGGCCAGGCCGACGTGCGGCTGCACCAGCAGCTCCTCGTAGAGCTCGGCCTGGGTCACGAAGTCGGTGCGCCCCGGCTGCAGGTCGAGCACGACGTACATCCCGTGCTCGGCCGCCAGGTCGACGAGGGGTCGCAGGGTCTCGACGTCCATCTCGTTGGAGTAGTTGCCGTCCGGGCCGGGGTCGGAGCTGGCGACGGTGGCGATGATCTCCAGGGCCGGCACGACCGGCTCGTCGACGAGATCGGTGTAGGCACCGGCGATCTCCTCGGCCCGCGCGACGGTCTCCTCCGGCCCCTGCTCGCCGAGGACGCCGAGGGAGGACGTCGTCGGGTTGCCGTAGAGGGCGACGTAGGTCTTGCCGGGCAGCACCAGCTGACCGCCGCCGGGCAGCTCGACGCCGGTGGCCGCCGCGCGGGCGGTCGAGGTCAGCGTCTCGGTGTCACCGAACTCCGGACCGACGCCGACCACCGCGCCCGGGGCCGCGTCGGCGATCGCGCGGACCACCTCCGAGGAGGCCCGCGGGTCCGCCTCCGGCGCGACCAGCACCGGCGCCCCGGCGGCCAGGGCCGTGGCGACCGCCGCGGCGTCCCGGTCGGCGCCGGTGCTGAGCACGGTCGTCCCTCCGACCGGCTCGGGCCGTGCGGTCCCGGGCAGCTCCTCGACGTCGGACTCCAGCGGCTCCGCGGGGGCGGCCGTCTGCCCGCCGGGGTCCCCCGAGGTCTGCGCCGCGGCGTCGGCACCGGCGTCGGCAGAGGCCTCCTCGGCAGGCCCCTGCAGGACGCTCCCCCCGTCCGGGTCCAGCCCGAGCAGCGCGCTCACCTGCTCGCCGTCGGGCACCGGCTCGCCCCCGGCGTCGGCCCCCAGGACCTCCGCCAGACCTGGCCCGTCCTCGACGGCGAGCACGTCGACTCCCGGGTCCTCGACGGGGCCGACGGTGAGGGCCGTCCCCGCCCCGAGCCGCTCGACCTCCTCGACCACCCCGGGGCCGTCCACGAGCACCGGCGCCCCGAGGGCGACACCGGCGGAGGCCGCGGCCAGCTGCTCGTCCTGCGCCGCGACGACGACCACGGGGGCGCTCTCGAAGAAGGCGCGGGAGGCCTGGACGGAGAGCTCGGCCGCGGTGGCACCGCCGAGCACCATCGTCTCCTGGCCGGTCGCCGGCACCGCGACCAGCGCGCCGCTGGAGGAGTCGGTCCCCTCCGCGCCGGAGCCGCCCGACCCCGCCGTCGTGCCGGAGCCGTCGCCCGCGTCGTCCGGGGAGTCCGCACCCGGCGTGCAGGCGGCCAGCACCACGGCTGACGCGGCCAGCGCCGCCCACCGGCGACGGGCACGGGTGTGGTGGTCAGACATACGACTCCTGCGATCGGCCGCGCGCCGACGGTCCCGGCGACACCTCTTCACGCTAACCCGAGCGGTCACCCGTCCCCGCGGGCAACACGCCCCGTGGCGCCGGGGGCCGGGCTCGGTCACCATGGTCGGGTGAGCCGCCGCTGGGTGCTGCACGTCGACCTGGACCAGTTCCTGGCCGCCGTGGAGGTGCTGCGCCGGCCCGAGCTGGCCGGCCGGCCCGTCGTCGTGGGCGGCCGGGGCGACCCGACCGAGCGGGCCGTGGTGTCGACCGCCTCCTACGAGGCGCGGGAGCACGGCGTCCGCTCCGGTATGCCGTTGCGCGTCGCCGCCCGCCGCTGCCCCGGGGCGGTGTTCCTGCCGCTGGACCTCCCCGCCTACGAGGACGCCTCGGAGCGGGTGATGGCCGTCCTGCGCGCCTGGCCGGGGGCCGTCGTGCAGGTGCTGGGCTGGGACGAGGCCTTCGTCGGGGTGCTGGCCGACGACCCCCAGGAGGTGGCGCGGGGCCTGCAGGCCGCGGTGCTGCGCGAGACGGCGCTGCACTGCTCGGTCGGGATCGGCGACACCCTCGTCCGGGCCAAGACCGCCACCGACCTGGGCAAGCCCCGCGGCACGGCCGTGCTCACCCACGAGACCTGGCTCGAGGTGATGGGCCCACGCCCCACCACGGCGCTGTGGGGTGTCGGCCGCCGGATCGCGACCCGGCTGGCGGGGCTCGGCATCGCCACGGTCGCCGAGCTGGCCCACGCCGACGACGAGGTGCTCCGTGCCGAGTTCGGGCCGGGCAACGGCCCCCGGCTGGCCGGGCTGGCGCGCGGGGAGGGCGCGGACCGTCCGGACGACACGCCCTGGGTGGCGCGCGCCCGGGGGCGGGAGACGACCTACCAGCAGGACCTGGTCACCCCCGGCCAGGTGCGGGAGGCGCTGGGCGAGCTCGCGCGGCGGGTCGTCGAGGACGTCCACGAGGAGGGCCGCCCGGTCCGGCGGGTGCACCTCAAGGTCCGCTTCGCGCCGTTCTTCACCGTGCACCGGTCCCACGTCCTCCCGGAGCCCACCACCGACCCCGCGGTGCTGGCGGGCGAGGCCCTCGCGCTCTACGAGCGGCTGGAGGACGACCGGCCGGTGCGGCTGCTGGGCGTCCGGGGGGAGATGGTGCCCCCGGCCGACGGCTCCTGAGCCGGGCGTGGTCGGATGGTGCCATGAAGATCGGCATCATCATCGGGTCCCTCCGCGAGGGCCGCAAGGGCGAGAGCGTCGGGCGCTGGGTGCACGAGCAGGCCCGGGCCCGCGAGGGCTCGACCGAGTTCGAGCTCATCGATCTCAAGACCTTCGGCGTCCCGCTGCTGGAGTGGGAGAAGGTCCCGGGTGGTGCGAAGAAGCAGTACCCCTACGACAGCGTGCTGGCCTGGAGCGCCGCGGTGGACGCGTGCGACGGCTTCGTGCTCGTCACGCCGGAGTACAACCACTCGGTCCCGGGTGGTCTCAAGAACGCCACGGACTGGCTCTACCCCGAGTGGCAGGGCAAGGCGGCGGGCCTCGTCGGCTACGGCTCCGAGGGTGGCGTCCGTGCCATCGAGCACTGGCGGCTCATCCTGGCGAACTACAGCACGGTCGTCGTGCGTCAGCAGGTGTCGCTGTCCACCATGGAGGAGTTCGACGGCGCCGAGGTGCGCCCGAACGAGCGGCGTCCTGGAGAGCTGGGGACGCTGCTGGACCAGGTCGAGCAGACCGTCCGCCAGCAGCAGTCGTGACGCGTGGCGGTCGGGTCACGGACCTGAGCACCGGTGGAGCGGGTGACGGGAATCGAACCCGCGTAGCCAGTTTGGAAGACTGGGGCTCTACCATTGAGCTACACCCGCGTGACCAGCGCGACGTCCTGCTCGCCCCGGCCGAGCGGCTAGTCTAAACCTCCACCGCGGGCGGCCGTGACGCCGCCCCAGCACGGGGTATGGCGCAGCTTGGTAGCGCGTCCGCTTTGGGAGCGGAAGGCCGCCGGTTCGAATCCGGCTACCCCGACCACCTAGCATGGTGCTGATCCGCGTGCCCGCCCGCGGCCGAGCTGTGCCCGGCGGGCCACGACATACCCCCGACATGACAACGGAGCAACCAGCAGTGAAGAGCGCTGTCGAGACCCTGACCCCGACCCGGGTCAAGCTGACCGTCGAGGTCCCCGCCGCCGACCTCAAGCCGCGGCTGGACGCCGCGTACAAGAGCATCGGCGCCAACGTGCAGATCCCCGGCTTCCGCAAGGGCAAGGTCCCGAACCGGATCATCGACCAGCGCTTCGGGCGCGGTGCCGTGGTGCAGGAGGCCGTCAACGAGGCGCTCCCGGAGTACTACACGCAGGCGATGACCGAGAACGACCTCACCCCGTTGAGCCAGCCCGAGGTGAACCTCACCTCGCTGCCGATGGAGGAGGGCCAGGACCTCGCCTTCGAGGCCGAGGTCGACATCGTCCCGCAGTTCGACCTCCCGGACTTCTCTGGCATCGAGGTCGAGGTCGACCCGGTGCAGGCCTCCGAGGAGGACGTGCAGACCCGGATCGACAACCTGCGCGAGCGCTTCGGCACCCTCAAGCCCATCAAGCGCAAGGCCAAGACCGGCGACCACCTGACGATCGACCTCACCGCCGTCATCGGCGACGAGGAGATCGACTCGGTGACCGGCGTCTCCTACGAGATCGGCTCGGGCACCATGCTCGACGGGCTCGACACGGCGCTGCGCGGCACCAAGGCCGGGGACACGGTGGAGTTCCAGTCCCCGCTCGCCGGTGGGGACCGCAAGGGCGAGAAGGCCGACGTCACGGTGACCGTGCAGGCCGCCAAGGAGCGCGAGCTGCCCGAGCTGGACGACGAGTTCGCCCAGCTGGCGAGCCAGTTCGACACCATGGACGAGCTGCGGGCCGACCTGGCCCAGCAGGCCGAGCAGGGCGCCCGCTTCGAGCAGGGCGTCGCGGCCCGCGACAAGGTCCTCGAGGCCATGCTCGCCATGGTCGAGATCCCGGTGCCGGACAGCCTCGTCGAGGCCGAGGTGCACCGTCACCTCGAGGGCGAGAACCGCCTGGAGGACGATGAGCACCGTGCCGAGGTGACCGAGTCGACGACCAAGGCCATGCAGACGCAGTTCCTGCTCGACGCGCTGGTCAAGCGCGACGAGGTCGAGGTCGACCAGGGCGAGCTCATCGAGTACATCATGATGACCGCGCAGCAGTACGGCATGAACGCCCAGCAGTTCGCGCAGCAGATCGACCAGCAGAACCAGGTGCCCGCGATGGTCGCCGAGGTCGGCCGCCGCAAGGCGCTGGCCAACGTCCTGGAGCAGGCCACGGTCACCGACACCGACGGCAACGTGGTCGACCTGGACGCCATCGAGGGTGACGACGAGGACGAGGTCGCCGCCGGTGACCAGGTCATGGAGGCCGGCGACGAGGTCGTCGACGCCGACGAGACCGACCCCGTCGACGAGGCCGACGCCTCCGACGAGGACACCGCCGCCAAGGCCTGACCCTCCACGCACGGTGCGCGACTGCACCGGGTATGCCGCCCAGCAGGGCGATCTCACGGCATACCCGGTGCAGTCGCTATTTTTCTTGCTCGGGGTGGGCTGTGGACAACGTCTGCGAGCACGGGAGGGGAGCGGGCACGCTGGCTCGATGAGCCAGCCTGAGGGGAGCGCCGAGGGGTTCACGGCGATGCCGTTCACGTACCGCCGTGCGCGCGAGGCGGGGATGACGCGGGCGCAGCTGCACCGGGACCACGTGTGCCTGCTGCGCGGCGTGTATGTCGACCGCCGGGTGCGGGTGGACGGCTACGTGCGCGCACGGGCCGTGCTGCTGGTCGCGCCGGCCGACGCCTTCGCGTCCCACCACACCGCCGCAGGGCTGTGGGGTGGCGTCGTCCCGCACGCGGTGCGTCCGCACGTCAGCGTGCCGACGGGGCGGCCGCGGTCGGCCCGCGAGGATCTCGTCGTGCACGCCTCGTCGCGGGAGCCGGTGGTCTTCCGGGGTCAGCGGGTCACGACGCCGCTGGACACCTTCCTCGACTGCGCGCGCGTCCTCGACCTCGTCGACCTGGTGGTGCTGGGTGACAGCCTCGTCGCCCGACGCCGGATCACGCCCGAGCGGCTGGGGCAGGGTGCGCAGGAGTCGACGGGCCGGGGCTCCCGCCTCGCCCGGCGAGCGGCCGGCCTCGTCCGGGCCGGCGTGGACTCACCCATGGAGACCCGGGCGCGGATGCTGCGCGTGCTCTCGGGCCTTCCCGAGCTCGAGACAGACCTGCGCTTCCACGACGACCGGGGGGACCTGATGCGGCGGCTCGACGCGGGGGACCGGGCGACACGGACCGCGGTGGAGTACGACGGGCGGCACCACGTCGAGCGGGAGGACCAGTGGGAGGCGGACCTCGGGCGCCGGGAGGACTTCGAGGACGCTGCGTGGCGCATCGTCGTGCTCGTCGGCGCCGACATCTATCGCACGCCGGGCCGGACGGTGGAGCGTCTGCGCCGGATCTTCGCGCAGCGGGGCATCCCGCTCGGGCCGCCGAGCGACGAGTGGCGCCGCCACTTCCCGGGACGAGGCTGAGGGTCCGCACGCGCTCGACGAGACCGGCTGCGGCCGCGGTGCGCGACTGCACCGGATGTGTCGCCCAGCAGGGGGATTTCGCGACATACCCGGTGCAGTCGCGCACTGTGCGGGCCGGGAGGGGAGGGCCGGGGTGGGCCGGGGAGCGGTCAGCGCAGGGCGTCGGCGGGCGCGGGGGCGCGGACCGAGGGGCGCTGCGCCCGGTGCTCGTGCAGCGACAGGGCCACCACGGTGGTGACGACGACCGCCATGCCCAGCCACTGCGTGGGCTCCGGCCGGCTGCTGAAGGCGACGACGCCGATGAGGGCGGCGGTGAGGGGGAAGGTGAGCTCGGCGAGGGTGGCCCGCGCGGCGGGGGTGTGCCGCAGCGCCCGGTAGTAGAGCGTCATGGCCGCGAGCCCGGGCAGCAGGACGAGCGCGAGGATGGACGGCGCCGCGGACAGCGGCACCGCGAGCGGGGTCCCGGTGAAGCCGGCGATGACCGCGAGCGTGACCAGGCCGACGAAGAAGCGCAGGGCGGTGAGGTCGACGAAGCGCAGCTCGGCGCTGGCCGCCCGGCCCAGGACCGTCCCGGCCGCCCACAGGGCGGCGGCACCCAGGGCCAGCAGCGCCGCCTGGGCCGAGCTCACGCTCACCGCGAGGGGGTCGGGGAAGGTCATCAGCCACGCCCCGACGACCGCGGGCACGAGGAAGAGCAGGTAGGACCGGCGCAGGCGCTCGCCCAGCAGCACCGCGGCCAGGGCCAGGGCGATGAAGGGCTGCAGCTTCTGCAGGACCTGGGGCGTGATGGGGTCGCCCAGCCGGAAGGCGGCGGTGAACAGCGTCGTCGCCAGCGCCGAGCTGCCGGCGCCGATGACGAGGACGCTCACCTGCGTGCGCGGCGTCGCGGCCCGCCACCGGCGCAGGGCCGGCACGAGCCACGGCAGCAGGGCCAGGGTGAGCAGCACGTGCTCCCAGAAGACGATGGCCAGGGACGGCAGCTCCTGGGCGAGGGGGCCGCGCCAGAGGGCGGAGAGCCCCCAGAGCGAGGCGGCCAGGGCCACCAGCCAGGTGCGGTCGGTGCGGGAGGTGGCGGTCACCGGTCAAGCCTAGAACGCCGGGGGGCCGAGCGCCGACGGGCGGGCGCCGCGGCCCCGCGCACCCGTGGCCGGGTGGGGCAGTGCGCTCACGGCGAACATCACCCCGGTGCGGGAGTGTCGTGCCCGGGCCGGGCGTTAGGGTCACTGACAAGCACAGGTGCCGCACGGCATACCCCGGACGAAGCGAGGGAAAGCAGCACATGACTGAGGACACCACCATGGCCGAGCGCCCGGCACAGGCCGGCCTGGACGACCAGATCTACAACCGGCTCCTCAAGGAGCGCATCATCTTCCTGGGCTCGGACGTGCGCGACGACAACGCCAACGCCATCTGCGCCCAGCTGCTCCTCCTGGCCGCGGAGGACCCGGAGAAGGACATCTGGCTCTACATCAACTCTCCGGGCGGCTCGGTGACCGCCGGCATGGCGATCTTCGACACCATGCAGTGGATCCCCAACGACGTCGCCACCGTCGCGATGGGCCTGGCCGCCTCGATGGGGCAGTTCCTGCTCTCCGCGGGCGCCCCCGGCAAGCGCTACGCCACCCCGCACGCCCGGGTGATGATGCACCAGCCCTCGGGCGGCATCGGCGGCACCGCCTCCGACATCAAGATCCAGGCCGAGCAGATGCTGCACATCAAGCAGCAGATGGCCGAGCTCATCGCCGAGCACACCGGGCAGAGCGTCGAGCAGATCACCCGCGACTCCGACCGCGACCGGTGGTTCACCGCGGCCGAGGCCAAGGACTACGGCTTCGTCGACCACGTCTACGAGCGCTCCGGCGACGCGCCGTCGTCGCCCACCTCCTGACCGGCCACCCGCACGCGACAAGAGAGCTGATCTCCCCATGACCTACCCCCAGCAGCACAGCCCCTACGCCGGTGGCGCCTGGATGGGCACCCCCGCGCAGCCCGGTGGCGGGATCGCGGCGCCGCTCGCGCCGAGCAGCCGCTACATCCTGCCGCAGTTCGAGGAGCGCACCTCCTACGGCACCAAGCGCCAGGACCCCTACACCAAGCTGTTCGAGGACCGGATCATCTTCCTCGGCGTCCAGGTCGACGACGCGTCGGCCGACGACATCATCGCCCAGCTCATCGTGCTGGAGAGCCAGGACCCGGACCGCGACATCCTCATGTACATCAACTCACCCGGTGGGTCGTTCACCGCGCTGACCGCGATCTACGACACGATGCAGTACATCAAGCCGGACGTGCAGACCTTCGTCATCGGCCAGGCCGCGTCGGCGGCCGCCGTGCTGCTGGCGGCCGGGGCGCCGGGCAAGCGGTTCGCGCTGCCCAACGCCCGGGTGCTCATCCACCAGCCGGCCCTGGCGGGCGGCGACTACGGCCAGGCCTCCGACATCGAGATCCAGGCCAACGAGGTGCTGCGCATGCGCACCTGGCTCGAGGAGACCTGGGCCAAGCACTCGGGGCGCACCCCCGAGCAGGTCCAGAAGGACATCGAGCGCGACAAGATCCTCACGGCGGCCGAGGCCAAGGAGTACGGCCTCGTCGACGAGGTCCTCGCCTCGCGCAAGGCCTCGCTGGACGACTGAGGTCCCGAGGTATGCCGACGGCCGGGTCCGCGCGGACCCGGCCGTCGGCCTCCCCGTCGCCGCGCCGGCGCAGGTGGTTGCGCTGACAGCGGACAGCGGGCACCAACACGCGGGCGACGCCCGGAAAACCCTGCCCAAACCCCTCCCGGCAAGGTAGCGTCGGGCGGACAGGACGGGCCCGGCCCGTCCGACGGACCGCAGGCCCGAGCTCAGGAAGGACGACCAGGTGGCACGTATGGGCGAGAGCAGTGAGCTGCTGAAGTGCTCGTTCTGCGGGAAGAGCCAGAAGCAGGTCAAGAAGCTGATCGCCGGCCCCGGGGTCTACATCTGCGACGAGTGCATCGACCTGTGCAACGAGATCATCGAGGAGGAGCTGGCCGAGTCCAGCGACCTGGGTCTGGGCCAGCTGCCCAAGCCGCGCGAGATCTTCGACTTCCTCCAGAACTACGTCGTCGGCCAGGACCCCGCCAAGCGGGCGCTGGCCGTCGCGGTCTACAACCACTACAAGCGGATCCAGGCCGGTGAGGGCAAGGGCAGCGGCGAGGACAACGTCGACATCGCCAAGTCCAACATCCTGCTCATCGGACCGACCGGGTGCGGCAAGACCTACCTCGCCCAGACCCTGGCGCGGATGCTCAACGTCCCCTTCGCCATCGCCGACGCGACAGCGCTCACCGAGGCCGGCTACGTCGGCGAGGACGTCGAGAACATCCTGCTCAAGCTCATCCAGGCCGCCGACTTCGACGTGAAGAAGGCCGAGACCGGCATCATCTACATCGACGAGATCGACAAGATCGCCCGCAAGAGCGAGAACCCCTCGATCACCCGGGACGTCTCCGGCGAGGGCGTGCAGCAGGCGCTGCTGAAGATCCTCGAGGGCACGGTCGCGAGCGTGCCGCCGCAGGGCGGGCGCAAGCACCCGCACCAGGAGTTCATCCAGATCGACACCGGCAACGTGCTCTTCATCGTCGGCGGGGCCTTCGCCGGCATGGAGAAGATCATCGAGTCGCGGACCGGCAAGCAGGGGCTGGGCTTCGGCGCCGAGCTGAAGTCGGCCAAGGACGCCGGCGAGCACTTCGGGGACGTGCTGCCGGAGGACCTCATGAAGTTCGGGCTCATCCCGGAGTTCATCGGCCGCCTCCCCGTCATCACGACGGTGTCGCCGCTGGACCGCGACGCCCTGGTCAACATCCTCACCGAGCCGCGCAACGCGCTGGTGAAGCAGTACCAGAAGATGTTCGAGATCGACGGCGTCGAGCTGGAGTTCGCGGACGAGGCGCTCGAGGCGATCGCCGACCAGGCGCTGCTGCGCGGCACCGGCGCCCGCGGGCTGCGGGCCATCCTCGAGGAGGTGCTGCTGCCGGTGATGTTCGACGTCCCCTCCGACGACCAGATCGCCAAGGTGGTCATCACCCGCGAGGTCGTCCAGGAGAACGTCAACCCGACGATCGTCCGGCGCGACGTCGCCCCCCGCAAGCGTCAGCAGCGCAAGGAGAGCGCCTGACCCTGCACCGGACGCGCGTTCAGGACGCACCGGACGCATGGCGGTGCCGCACCGGACGCGTGGCGGTGCCGCACCGGACGCATGGCGGTGCCGCACCGGACGCGTGGCGGTGCCGCTCGGGCCGACCCTGCGCCTCTGCGCGCGTCAGCCGAGCCGCTCCAGCCCCACCTGGGTGACGTAGACCGCCGCGGCGAGCGCGACGACCCCCAGCGACGCGCTGGCGACGGCGAAGGCGAGGCCGTCACCCGCCAGCGTGTCCTCCTGGTGCAGCCACCGATGGACCCGTCGGTAGCGCTGGGTCGCCCGGTGGTAGGCCCACCCGGCACCCGCCACCCCCGCAGCACCCACGAGGGCGGCCGTGACGAGGCCGAGGCGGTCACCGGCATACCGGGCGATCGCGGCGGACACCACCGCCAGCGCGAGCGCCGTCCGGCGCCACGCGAGCAGCGTGCGCTCCGGCTGCAGCCCGGGGTCGTAGGGGCGGTCGGGCGCGGTGCTCACGCGAGCAGGCCTGCC
This genomic window from Serinicoccus chungangensis contains:
- a CDS encoding ATP-dependent Clp protease proteolytic subunit, giving the protein MTEDTTMAERPAQAGLDDQIYNRLLKERIIFLGSDVRDDNANAICAQLLLLAAEDPEKDIWLYINSPGGSVTAGMAIFDTMQWIPNDVATVAMGLAASMGQFLLSAGAPGKRYATPHARVMMHQPSGGIGGTASDIKIQAEQMLHIKQQMAELIAEHTGQSVEQITRDSDRDRWFTAAEAKDYGFVDHVYERSGDAPSSPTS
- a CDS encoding DNA polymerase IV — translated: MSRRWVLHVDLDQFLAAVEVLRRPELAGRPVVVGGRGDPTERAVVSTASYEAREHGVRSGMPLRVAARRCPGAVFLPLDLPAYEDASERVMAVLRAWPGAVVQVLGWDEAFVGVLADDPQEVARGLQAAVLRETALHCSVGIGDTLVRAKTATDLGKPRGTAVLTHETWLEVMGPRPTTALWGVGRRIATRLAGLGIATVAELAHADDEVLRAEFGPGNGPRLAGLARGEGADRPDDTPWVARARGRETTYQQDLVTPGQVREALGELARRVVEDVHEEGRPVRRVHLKVRFAPFFTVHRSHVLPEPTTDPAVLAGEALALYERLEDDRPVRLLGVRGEMVPPADGS
- the tig gene encoding trigger factor, coding for MKSAVETLTPTRVKLTVEVPAADLKPRLDAAYKSIGANVQIPGFRKGKVPNRIIDQRFGRGAVVQEAVNEALPEYYTQAMTENDLTPLSQPEVNLTSLPMEEGQDLAFEAEVDIVPQFDLPDFSGIEVEVDPVQASEEDVQTRIDNLRERFGTLKPIKRKAKTGDHLTIDLTAVIGDEEIDSVTGVSYEIGSGTMLDGLDTALRGTKAGDTVEFQSPLAGGDRKGEKADVTVTVQAAKERELPELDDEFAQLASQFDTMDELRADLAQQAEQGARFEQGVAARDKVLEAMLAMVEIPVPDSLVEAEVHRHLEGENRLEDDEHRAEVTESTTKAMQTQFLLDALVKRDEVEVDQGELIEYIMMTAQQYGMNAQQFAQQIDQQNQVPAMVAEVGRRKALANVLEQATVTDTDGNVVDLDAIEGDDEDEVAAGDQVMEAGDEVVDADETDPVDEADASDEDTAAKA
- a CDS encoding NADPH-dependent FMN reductase yields the protein MKIGIIIGSLREGRKGESVGRWVHEQARAREGSTEFELIDLKTFGVPLLEWEKVPGGAKKQYPYDSVLAWSAAVDACDGFVLVTPEYNHSVPGGLKNATDWLYPEWQGKAAGLVGYGSEGGVRAIEHWRLILANYSTVVVRQQVSLSTMEEFDGAEVRPNERRPGELGTLLDQVEQTVRQQQS
- a CDS encoding disulfide bond formation protein DsbA, which gives rise to MTSHESPAPSGGTTHAEMFFDPACPWAWMTSRWLLEAAQVRDLEITFSVMSLSVLNEGRDLDEGYRAMLDRAWGPVRTIVAATSDLPDDEANDLRRKMYDAYGQRIHLEGRGSEELEAITAEVLEELGLDPALAEAGSSEDHDEALRASHRRAIDLVGDDVGTPVVRVEDVAFFGPVVTPAPKGEAAGRLWDGCLLVAGTPGFYEMKRTRDVGPDFS
- a CDS encoding DMT family transporter, whose protein sequence is MTATSRTDRTWLVALAASLWGLSALWRGPLAQELPSLAIVFWEHVLLTLALLPWLVPALRRWRAATPRTQVSVLVIGAGSSALATTLFTAAFRLGDPITPQVLQKLQPFIALALAAVLLGERLRRSYLLFLVPAVVGAWLMTFPDPLAVSVSSAQAALLALGAAALWAAGTVLGRAASAELRFVDLTALRFFVGLVTLAVIAGFTGTPLAVPLSAAPSILALVLLPGLAAMTLYYRALRHTPAARATLAELTFPLTAALIGVVAFSSRPEPTQWLGMAVVVTTVVALSLHEHRAQRPSVRAPAPADALR
- a CDS encoding ATP-dependent Clp protease proteolytic subunit, giving the protein MGTPAQPGGGIAAPLAPSSRYILPQFEERTSYGTKRQDPYTKLFEDRIIFLGVQVDDASADDIIAQLIVLESQDPDRDILMYINSPGGSFTALTAIYDTMQYIKPDVQTFVIGQAASAAAVLLAAGAPGKRFALPNARVLIHQPALAGGDYGQASDIEIQANEVLRMRTWLEETWAKHSGRTPEQVQKDIERDKILTAAEAKEYGLVDEVLASRKASLDD
- a CDS encoding antitoxin — encoded protein: MGFMDKAKDLAGQHDEKVDQGVEKGGDLVDDKTGGQHSEQVDKAQNFANDRADQFGGVDDEDDKA
- a CDS encoding ribose-5-phosphate isomerase, producing MRVHIGGDHAAYELQRDLVAWLAEQGHDVVDHGPLDHDPLDDYPVFVLRAARAVAQEEGSLGIVLGGSGNGEQMAANKVAGIRAGLAYNPDLARLMREHNDAQVLSIGARMHSIEEARAMVEVFLTTDFSGDPRHQRRIDMMGAYEADGTLPPLP